The Lepeophtheirus salmonis chromosome 1, UVic_Lsal_1.4, whole genome shotgun sequence genome has a segment encoding these proteins:
- the LOC121123862 gene encoding uncharacterized protein yields the protein MKLYVPWMVLLVAHIQKGSSLKCYSMDEDSQLAIELCPVDKDYCMTVLKSGEDKYVGCNTYGDIQEEGCREDTSMIVCFCDSDFCNGSNQTSLGTPSILLSLALFLHNTYG from the exons atGAAGTTATATGTCCCATGGATGGTTTTACTTGTAGCTCATATACAAAAAG GATCTTCTCTCAAATGTTATTCAATGGATGAGGATAGTCAATTGGCTATTGAACTATGTCCAGTAGATAAAGATTACTGTATGACAGTCTTGAAAAGTG GCGAGGATAAGTATGTGGGATGTAATACCTATGGAGACATACAAGAAGAGGGCTGCCGAGAGGATACGTCCATGATAGTCTGTTTTTGTGATTCAGATTTTTGTAATGGAAGCAATCAAACTTCCCTTGGAACCCCTTCAATCCTCCTTTCCCTAGCACTCTTTCTACACAATACATACGGCTGA